GGTCTGCTCCCAAATCGAGCACTTTTTTAACTGATTCAGTCGTTCTCAAGCCGCCTCCGAATTCTACGGGGATTTTTATTTGCTTGATAATTTGTTCGGCCAGGCCGATATTTTTCGGGACCCCTTCGAATGCGCCATCAAGATCAACGAGGTGCAGATATTCAGCTCCCTGGTCTTCCCACGATTTTGCCATTTCAACGGGATCGTCCGAAAATATGGTTTCGGCATCCTTCATGCCCTGTGTTAAACGCACACACTTGCCGCCTTTTAAATCAATTGCCGGAATGATCGTCATAGTAGCGCTCATGAATTGAAAAATTTGCCAAAATACCCTTCCTTTTTTTATAAGAGGAGAACGGGTGGAAAGGTTTCTTGTTCGTACAATCTAGAATACTCTAAAGTGGTTTTCAAATACGGCTTTGAGAATATAAAAGTCAGTCGAATATACAAAAAGAAACGTATTTTGTCAAGAAGGACGTACGGTCTTTAACCATTTGCATCATCTTCCTGGTTGATAAAGAGGTTGATCGTATGCGTGGAGGTCAGGATGTGTGAATGTTCCTTTCAATCCAGCCACCTCCTACAATGGTATCGTGATCATAAAATACCACTGCCTGGCCTGGAGTGATGGCTTTTTGTGGTTCCTTGAAGAGAACACGCACGGTATCTGGCCCATGAGGGTATACAACAGCAGGAGCAGGGGTGTGATGGTATCGAATCTTTGCCTGAATTTCCAGCGGGGAGTTTAGCTGATCGATGGAGATCCAGTTTACGGCAGATGCGATCAGCTCATTTTCCATGAGTTCATCACCTTTGCCGATAACGACAACATTTTTCTGTGGATCTATATCAATGACGTATCGAGGCGAACCCAGCGCGACGCCGAGCCCTTTTCGTTGTCCGATGGTAAAGAAGGGTATCCCATGATGTTTTCCCAGGGTCTTTCCCCGTGTGTCTTTTATTTCACCCGGCGCAATAGCGCTTCCAAGTCGCTCTTTTACTATGGAATGATAGTTATTGTCCAGAACAAAGCAGATATCCTGGCTTTCCGGTTTGTCCTTGGTCTTTAAGTTCAAGTCCCTTGCCATCTTTCGTACGGAATCCTTTGTCGCCCTTCCCAGAGGAAAGAGTGTTTTTGAGAGTTGGCCCTGATGTAACGTGAATAAGACGTAGGACTGGTCTTTTGTCTCATCGGCCCCTTTTTTCAGTAGATATCTTTTATTCGATTTTTCAATCCTTGCATAGTGTCCCGTAGCAACAAAATCCGCATTCAGCATTTTTGCGAAATGTAACAATTTGCCAAATTTTAAATCCTGATTGCACATAATACACGGATTCGGTGTTCTGCCATTGAGGTATTCGGCACAAAAAGTATTGATGATGCGGTCGAATGCCTCTTTAAAATTCAAGACGTGAAATTGAATGCCGAGCTGATCAGCTACAGCGTGGGCGTCATCCGCATCTTCAAGGCTGCAACAAGTTTTTGTATTGGTCAGGATATTGAGTTTCTCAATGCCAAGACGCATGAATAATCCGATAACTTCGTAGCCTTCTTCCGCCAGCAAATGTGCGGCGACACTGCTATCAACGCCACCGCTCATGGCAACAACAACTTTTGTCTTCATGAAATTACAGTTTTAGTGGCACCGGGGTAAAGGATATCAGGAATATAATAAACAGAATAATTCCGAGTATTTTTCGTTTCGGGTCGAGCGCGCTCATTTCATCCATAGGAGCCGGGTGCCTGAAGCCGAATATCAGGAGTAATATTGCAAAGAGTATCCAGCCTGGGTAGAGGAGTATGGCAATGACACAAAACAGAAAGATGCCAATGCGATAGACCATATCGCTTTTCTTCCCTAACAGCGCATACATGATATGGCCTCCGTCAAGTTGTCCGATTGGCAGGAGATTCAGCGCGGTAACAAACAGTCCCGCCCAGCCTGCAAAAGCAAGTGGATGGAGATATATATCCATCCCTTCAGGCAGATGACCAAACACGATCTTTGCGATAAAGGAGAATAAAACAGGCTCTCCAAGCCCGAGGTAATGAGAAGTGTCGCT
The DNA window shown above is from Candidatus Brocadiaceae bacterium and carries:
- a CDS encoding HisA/HisF-related TIM barrel protein, which codes for MTIIPAIDLKGGKCVRLTQGMKDAETIFSDDPVEMAKSWEDQGAEYLHLVDLDGAFEGVPKNIGLAEQIIKQIKIPVEFGGGLRTTESVKKVLDLGAD
- the mnmA gene encoding tRNA 2-thiouridine(34) synthase MnmA, giving the protein MKTKVVVAMSGGVDSSVAAHLLAEEGYEVIGLFMRLGIEKLNILTNTKTCCSLEDADDAHAVADQLGIQFHVLNFKEAFDRIINTFCAEYLNGRTPNPCIMCNQDLKFGKLLHFAKMLNADFVATGHYARIEKSNKRYLLKKGADETKDQSYVLFTLHQGQLSKTLFPLGRATKDSVRKMARDLNLKTKDKPESQDICFVLDNNYHSIVKERLGSAIAPGEIKDTRGKTLGKHHGIPFFTIGQRKGLGVALGSPRYVIDIDPQKNVVVIGKGDELMENELIASAVNWISIDQLNSPLEIQAKIRYHHTPAPAVVYPHGPDTVRVLFKEPQKAITPGQAVVFYDHDTIVGGGWIERNIHTS
- a CDS encoding site-2 protease family protein, yielding MKTEERKPSNFFTKARIHILLFIATFLTTYYVNGIWYAAAIMSILLSHELGHFFMCRKYCVEATMPFFLPLPLPPFGTFGAVIKMKGHIPNKKALFDIGAAGPLMGLVFAIPAIIIGLLLSDVRPVPSDTSHYLGLGEPVLFSFIAKIVFGHLPEGMDIYLHPLAFAGWAGLFVTALNLLPIGQLDGGHIMYALLGKKSDMVYRIGIFLFCVIAILLYPGWILFAILLLIFGFRHPAPMDEMSALDPKRKILGIILFIIFLISFTPVPLKL